The nucleotide sequence GGCAAAGAAATGAAGCTCGATGCCGCTAGTACTATCATGGATTTATTAAATAAAGTTGATGTAGACAGTACCAAGCTCGGTATTGCCCTCTGCCTCAATCTAGAAGTCCTCCCTAGAGAGACTTGGAAAAACACCCCTATTTCTGACCAAGACCGAATTGACCTCGTGGTCGCCGCTCCTGGCGGATAAACAATTTTTCTATATAATAATAAGGAACTCAAATG is from Lentisphaera profundi and encodes:
- the thiS gene encoding sulfur carrier protein ThiS — translated: MTINFNGKEMKLDAASTIMDLLNKVDVDSTKLGIALCLNLEVLPRETWKNTPISDQDRIDLVVAAPGG